The Salvelinus alpinus chromosome 30, SLU_Salpinus.1, whole genome shotgun sequence genomic interval GTTTCTGAACGTGCAGACAAGCAACTACATTGAGCTGGTTTGAACAAACGGGCGTCATACCTTACTTCCTCTATGTTTGCGGTTTGGAACGAACGTAACGCGTGACGCTCACAGCAGCCATATTCTGTATAAAGAGGGGTGTTGATGAAACTGTCAAAATATATACACTTTGACAACTAGCAGAGAACCACAACACTGAGTACTACATACACAGAACCCAACTATTGTTCCCCTAAAGATGCCTATCTTAGTCACGTCACCATCAAGGGAACTGCATTCACACAACATGGACATGGACGACAAGAGGAGAAAGCAGACAAAGTGAGTATATGCAGTGATACATTTTACATTCAAAGTTGGTTTATCGCTCATTCGGCACTTTAATTGTTCTAAAAAAACATTAAATGAGGTTGCTGGTTTCCTTTGCACTTAGGAACAATATAACTTTTGGTTTTATTGTGCATGTGCACGTTTTGTGTGTATTCTTGTGTTTTACAGTGTATTCACCTATTTACTTCATGTTTCAGGGGAAGCGACTTCAAATCCCGACTACAGCGCAGATCTTCCCAATCCCCCAACACTGAACGGTAAATAGGATAGACTCTGTCAGGACACATCCAGGAACCACATCTCCATCCAGGGTTTTGATCTGAAACTAAATGTCCTCCACTTTTACAGACTTAGCCCTGAGATGATCCTGTGGTCCCAGTCTTTGGAGAGACTTCTCGCATCGAAATGTAAGCATTTCATGTACTTCAAAACAACATTTAAACATATAACAGGAGGTTGATGATATAATCGTCATATGTCCATTTTCGTAGGTTTGCAGGTTGTTCAGCCTAGctaagtctgtctgtgtgtctgtcccccCCACCCCCGCACCCTTTAGATGGCATGACAACATTTCAAGCCTTCCTGAAGTCGGAGTTCAGTGACGAGAACATTGAGTTCTGGCTGATCTGTGAAGACTACAAGAAGATCAAGTCGTCCTTCAGGCTGTCCTCCAGGGCCAAGAAAATCTACAAGACATATATAGAAGCCGAGGCTCCAAAAGAGGTATGTTGTACTCAGAGGGCTGTTTTTACACACGAttcaacgtggagtgcctggatacagcccttagccgtggtatattggccatataacacaaacccccaaggtgccttattgctattataaactggtaacaaacttaattagaacagtaaaaataaatgttttgtcatacccgtggtatatggtctgatatatcacggctttcagccaatcagcattcagggctcgaaccacccggtttataataCTTTACGAAAAGCATGTAGATCTTTGATCATGTATGTATTTACTATATATTTACTATACtatatttactatttactatatATGACCACATCTGCTTGTATCCACCAAGTCTCATCAGTTTCCTCTATCTCTCGCCAGATCAACATTGACCACAAGACCAGAGATCTCATCAGGTGGAATGTGAAGACGCCCACCACAGTTTGCTTCGACGAGGCCCAGAGGATTGTGTACAGATTGATGGAGAAAGACTCCTACCCCCGGTTCCTCAGATCCAACATCTACAGGACCTTACTGGACTCTGCATCAGACTACATTAAGGTGTAAATGAATACCAACGGTAGAAACTGGACCGAGGCTT includes:
- the LOC139559851 gene encoding regulator of G-protein signaling 21-like, with amino-acid sequence MPILVTSPSRELHSHNMDMDDKRRKQTKGSDFKSRLQRRSSQSPNTERLSPEMILWSQSLERLLASKYGMTTFQAFLKSEFSDENIEFWLICEDYKKIKSSFRLSSRAKKIYKTYIEAEAPKEINIDHKTRDLIRWNVKTPTTVCFDEAQRIVYRLMEKDSYPRFLRSNIYRTLLDSASDYIKV